Sequence from the Prunus persica cultivar Lovell chromosome G5, Prunus_persica_NCBIv2, whole genome shotgun sequence genome:
GATATGAGGTGTCAAAACATCGCTCATGTTGGAGGCACGTCTTCGCCTATTTGATagttcaaaaaaagaaattagctCTAAAAGATATTGAACTGATAAAGAAGAGATACCCGTGCCTTTTAGAATTCCCTTGCCGCTTCCATCGTGGTGAGAGATTGAAGAGGAAagggaaaagagaagagaTGAAAGAACTGAGACCACCCAAGGATGCCAAGAATGCTGtctcaagaaaaaaagaaaaactagacTCTCAAGCATTTGAGTGTAAAGAAAAGCTAGGCTCTGAAGCATTTGATCGTTACTTTCAGTAAGTCCTAGTTTTGAGTAAGGCTCTGTGCAAAAGTAGCTGTAATTTTATGGTCATAttggattttgaaatttgtttggAATGTGTAGGAACTTATGGAAGAATTTATCAGAGGATAAGAGGACTTCTTTCGCGTACCTTGACTGTATGTGGTTTAGCTTGTACTTGCAACCATCCTCCAGAGACAAGGTGCTGACCTGGAttaagaagaagcatatttTCTCAAAGAAATATGTCATTGTTCCTATCGTTTGCTGGTAGCTATCTACCATTACCTTGAGCTAAAATCTTTCCATTCTCTCACTCAATGCTTAGAGTTCTAacgttttcttttccaaaatgtTGCCTTTTCAGGGGTCACTGGAACCTATTAATCTTTTGCCATTTTGGTGAGAGTGAGCAATCAGAAACCCATAAACCATGCATGTTGTTGCTTGATTCTCTTGAAAACGCAGATCCAAGGCGGTATGAACCAGATATAAGAAAGTATGATTTTCTGTAGCAAATTATGTAtcctgtttgtttttttggggccACAGTCCTAATTGGCTGTTTGACATTTGTTTATCATTGTTTTCAGATTTGTACTAGACATTTATGAAGCAGAGGGCAGGTCTGAGACCAAAGATTTTATCTATCGAATTCCTTTCTTGGTTCCTAAGGTGACCTAAACAGTCTTTTTGTGACTCTCTATGTTCTTAACATTCTCTTTGTGACTTTCTACTTTCATATTAGAAAAAATTtacatgaaaaggaaaattttcaGGTGCCACAACAGAGAAATGATGTAGAATGCGGTAACTTTGTTCTCTACTACATCAATTTGTTCATTGAGGGTGCTCCTGAGAATTTCAGCATTGAGGGCGGCTACCCATACTTTGTAAGTTTTTCATCTTATCATATGTTTATTCTAAGATGCAGCTTTCATATATTATCTGTTACTAGCTCTACCTTTCTGTGGGAATTGcagatgaaaaaaaattggtttaCCCCTGAAGGCTTGGAGTGTTTCTGCCAGCAACTATATTCCTCTTCAGAGTGATGTGCATATACTTAACAGTGAAAGGAAGTCCATAGGTTTTTGTTGACTTTATGTAAATGTTCTTGTAGATTGGGTCAGCCGATCATAGTGCCTAAGTGAATGAGATAGATCAAGGTAATGTAGGTGTAATGTTGGTTTCCTAGGATGATTAAGCGCCACAGTCGAAGCGTATATTGAGAAACCTTTTGGCTAGTGAGAAAGAAAAGCCTAAAAAATTATCGATGGTGGCTCCTTTACTTGCCTGTATTTAGCTTAGAGATTTGATGTAGCTAATTGCGACTGCAACTTAGAGCTGTCAGTAAAATGTTAGTTTACTCTTGACTTCCCTCAACTTGTTGCTAATTACAATTTAGTCTTGATAATCGAACAAAaagatgtttttttctttttcttttttggatatgCAAAAGAAGTTACTTCAAGTATTATAATGCACAGATTTGAACCCAACTACAGGGCATGGTAGATTGTGATGACTCTCGTCAAGAGGTTGAGGTAAAAGCAATCTCTTATAAAAGCCAATACATTctgaattttgatttcattgtctATCCTCCTATGCTTGTCTATGATTCATATCGCCAAAGAAGAGTTTGAACATAAATCAAACACTCTAAATATATTGAGGGTGCAGGCATTCGATCTCCAATAACAATGGATGTCAAAGGTCCTTACATATCAATGATATGGAAGTTCTACATCGTAGTCCCAGTTATCGTCTTCTTTGTCGTCGTTTATCCTCGCTTCCGGTTTGTCCTGCCTTGGATCTTTTGATTGTGGATACCTGAAAATGAGTATAGCATATAGAAGTGAGATGATCATTGTCAAGAGATCCCCATGAATCAGgttttctcaaaacacaaaGCAAGCAAAAATTTCACAATACAGGAGACAGATAGAAGAGAAGCAAAACTCAAGCACACCCTCAAATCTCCAAAAAGGCTAACATATAGAGAGAGGCCGCCAAGATAAGTTGTTCCAAGCAAAAAACAAGGGCAAATCAAAAGAAATCCAACATCCCAGCTATCCTAAAATCTCACTTATTTCCTTTCACTTTCTCGGCAACCAAA
This genomic interval carries:
- the LOC18776105 gene encoding probable ubiquitin-like-specific protease 2A isoform X1; its protein translation is MSKRKPNKNKGPAIIDLDLDSSDLDSPISELFRYEVSKHRSCWRHVFAYLIVQKKKLALKDIELIKKRYPCLLEFPCRFHRGERLKRKGKREEMKELRPPKDAKNAVSRKKEKLDSQAFECKEKLGSEAFDRYFQNLWKNLSEDKRTSFAYLDCMWFSLYLQPSSRDKVLTWIKKKHIFSKKYVIVPIVCWGHWNLLIFCHFGESEQSETHKPCMLLLDSLENADPRRYEPDIRKFVLDIYEAEGRSETKDFIYRIPFLVPKVPQQRNDVECGNFVLYYINLFIEGAPENFSIEGGYPYFMKKNWFTPEGLECFCQQLYSSSE
- the LOC18776105 gene encoding probable ubiquitin-like-specific protease 2A isoform X2, with product MSKRKPNKNKGPAIIDLDLDSSDLDSPISELFRYEVSKHRSCWRHVFAYLIVQKKKLALKDIELIKKRYPCLLEFPCRFHRGERLKRKGKREEMKELRPPKDAKNAVSRKKEKLDSQAFECKEKLGSEAFDRYFQNLWKNLSEDKRTSFAYLDCMWFSLYLQPSSRDKVLTWIKKKHIFSKKYVIVPIVCWGHWNLLIFCHFGESEQSETHKPCMLLLDSLENADPRRFVLDIYEAEGRSETKDFIYRIPFLVPKVPQQRNDVECGNFVLYYINLFIEGAPENFSIEGGYPYFMKKNWFTPEGLECFCQQLYSSSE
- the LOC18776105 gene encoding probable ubiquitin-like-specific protease 2A isoform X3 — translated: MSKRKPNKNKGPAIIDLDLDSSDLDSPISEFPCRFHRGERLKRKGKREEMKELRPPKDAKNAVSRKKEKLDSQAFECKEKLGSEAFDRYFQNLWKNLSEDKRTSFAYLDCMWFSLYLQPSSRDKVLTWIKKKHIFSKKYVIVPIVCWGHWNLLIFCHFGESEQSETHKPCMLLLDSLENADPRRYEPDIRKFVLDIYEAEGRSETKDFIYRIPFLVPKVPQQRNDVECGNFVLYYINLFIEGAPENFSIEGGYPYFMKKNWFTPEGLECFCQQLYSSSE